Within the Laspinema palackyanum D2c genome, the region GGTTTCTGGTCCCGGGGGTCTAAAAACTGTACCCATGCTCTTGGTCAAAACTTCAGGGAAGATGAGAGTGCCAAACCCGTTGTCCTGGGGACTTGCCTGTGCTGGGTGACGGGCAATTGGAGGCTCCACCCTTCCCCAGGCGGTGCAATACCTGAAAAACAATTAAATTTTGTGACAGAACAGCCCTTATAATTTATCTTAGCTACGCCAGTATCTTAAAGGGTTAGTTATTTTGTTTTTATAGTTTTTTCAATCATTAATCTGAGCAGGACTCGCTTAAAAAGCCAGAAGCTCTAAGGGAAAGCGGCAGGAAATCTCGTCTGATGCTGTTGGTCGATCGCCCCAGAGAAACTGTCAAAATAGAAGCTGAGTATCCTCTATTAATTTTGTAACGTAGAAAATCTCAGGGGAGGCACTGGCATCATGAATGGTAAACCCCAATTAATTCAACAGGAATCCAGGATAGAACCGAGTTCTGAGTCCAATCAGGGGCCGGAACTGGATACTCAACTGAGTCGATCGCCCCAGGCAGCAGGGCCTCCATCCTGGGACGGGGAGGGGAGAGACCCACTCTGGGGCGATCGCACTCTATCCCCCTGGCTCAAACCCTTAATTGAAAGCCTAGAAGAAAGCGTCATCCTCAAAGATGAACGCGGATGTTGGCTGCTGGCAAACCAAGCCGCCTTGAGGCTATTCCAATTAATCGGGGTGGAGTATGGCGGTAAAACCAACCACCAGTTAAGTCAAGACTATCCCCTCGCTCAAGAAATCTTGAGTGCTGATGCCGAATCTGATCAAACGGCTTGGGAACTGTCTACCACCATTTATCACCGAGTGGAATGGACCGCCCCTTCCGGGGAACTACAGTCCGTGGACATCAAAAAAACGCCTCTATTTAACAGCGATGGCACCCGACAAGGGACCATTTCGGTGGTTTGGGACCCAGAGGTCAGCGATCGCCTCCGGGTTGAGGAGGCATCCCGAGGGACCTTGGGCAGACAGAAGGACGCGATGGAGACGATTCCGGATTTGATGCTGTATTTAAAAGCAGATGGCACTATTTTGGACTGCAAAAATGTGCCGGAACAGACGACAGCGATCCCGCCCAATTTTGAAATCGGGCTGTCTATCTATGAAATTTGGCCCCTATCCATCGCTACGGAAGGGATGAAATATGTACTTCAAGCCTTGGAAACTGGGGAAGTTCAAACCTGGGAGTATGAGGTAACCGTTCATGGCAAATGCTACAACCGGGAAGCGCGGATTATGGCCTGTGCGGAAGACCGAGTGGTCGCAATTTTGCGGGATATCACCGATCGCAAACAAGCGGAAGCGGCCCTAGAGTATGTGGCGCAAGCAGTGGAAAGTGCCAGTGATGCGATCGCCATCAGCGATGCCAATGGCAATCATATCTATCATAATTTGGCCTTTTCTACTCTGTTTGAGTATGGCACCGTTGAAGAGTTGAAAGCCGCAGGAGGTCCCTCAATTCTCTATACTGACCCGGAAGTGGCCCGGGAAATCTTTGAGGCGATCGCCCCGGGTCAATCTTGGATCGGCTCAGTGGAACAGCGCACCCGCAGCGGTAAAATTGTTCAGGTGTTACTCCGCGCCGATGCAATTAAAGACCCCACGGGTAAAATTATCGGACGGATTGGGATTAGTACAAATTTGACCGCACAAAAACAGGTTGAAGCCGCACTGCAACAGTCCAAACAAAAACTCTCTCTGCACCTGGAACAAACGCCCTTGGCGGTGGTGGAATTCAACCTCCACGGCGAGATTGTGGAATGGAATCCAGCGGCAGAAACCATTTTTGGGTATAGCAAAGGGGAAATCCTCGGACAGGGGATGGCGTTGCTCTTTCCAGCCACGGAAGAACGGGATGCGGGTCAACGATGGCAGGATCTGTTGGAGCAAAAGGGAGGCGCTTGCTCAATTTGTGAAAATGTCCGGAAAGATGGGCAGCGGACTATTTGTGAATGGTACACGACTCCCTTGATTGACCGGCATGGTGAGACGATCGCCGTCGCATCCCTGGCCCAGGATATCACGGAACGGGTACGGGCGGAGGAAGCCATGCGTCACCAGTCCGACCGGGAACGATTGGTAAGCCGGACCCTGGCCCGCATCCGCCAATCGTTGAATTTAGAAGAGATTTTGAATACGGCGGTTTCGGAAGTGAGACAATTTCTGGATTGCGATCGGGTGGTGGTGTATCAGATTTGGCCGGATCAGTCGGGGAGTGTGGTGACAGAATCGGTGATTCCTCCTTGGCCCTCAATGCTGGGACAAAGTTTCGGAGAAGAAATTTTCCCCCCCAGTTGTTATGAGCGGTATTGTAACGGAAGGGTTAAGGCGATCGATGATCTCAAGGCGGCGAATTCTCCCCAGTGTTTGATTGATTTTTTGCAACCCTTTGGGGTGAATGGGAAAATGATTGCCCCGTTGTTACATGAGAACCGCCTCTGGGGGATATTGGTGGCGCATCAATGTAATGGGATTCACCACTGGCAACCGTTTGAGATTAGAGGGTTTGAGCAGTTGTCCACTCAACTGGCGATCGCCATTCAACAATCGACCCTGTTTAAACAGTTGGAAGCGGCGAATGAAGAATTACAGCGGATTGCTTCGTTGGATGGATTGACTCAGGTCGCTAACCGGCGGGCTTTTGATGAATGTATCCATCGCGAATGGCGGCGAACTATTCGCGAACATTCGATGATGTCTGTGATTTTATGTGATATTGATTTTTTTAAGTTATACAATGATACTTATGGGCATCAAGCCGGGGATACTTGTTTAAAACAAGTCGCCCAGGCGATCGCAGATGCCGTCAAGCGCCCCGCCGATTTAGTGGCGCGCTATGGTGGAGAGGAATTCGCCGTTATTCTTCCCCATACCAATGCCGAAGGCGCGATGCAGGTGGCGCAGACCATCCGAAATCAGGTCAAAGCCTTGCGGATTCATCATGCTCAATCCCCAGTGGGTTATGTGTCGATTAGTTTGGGAGTTGCGGTGACTTTACCTCGCCCTCAAGACTCGGTGGAAAAATTAATTCGGAGTGCAGATCGTGCACTATACGAGGCGAAATCTCTCGGGCGCGATCGGGCAGTTTTGGCAAAATATTCCGCCTGATTGTGAAGGGTTGCTGGCTCTCGGATTGCGTTGAGATTGCCTATCTGGGCCTGATTAAAACCGCCGTGAACCGTCAGTTGACAGGTCAGTAAAACGGTGATATAGTATGCCTATTATCTGCATTGATTAAGTGCGATCGCCAAGGGCGTGGGGTAATTCGAGGGCAAGTCTGATTCAACACAGGGCGATCGCCTCCTAATGGTTTTAACCCAGAGGGCTCTACCGCCAGGAATGCGCGTACTCCAACCTATTGAATAACCCAGTGAGGAAACCCCAATGAGTCGTGGAATTTATATCATTGCTAATGATAAAGTCACGGAGCAAGCGATTGCCCTTCTTAACAGCATCCGATTGTACGATACCGCTGTGCCTGTTGTCATGATTCCTTATGACGAAACCTATCAACAGGTCGCTGCCATTTTAGGGGATAAGTTTGGCGTCACAGTTTATGAAGATTTAGACTTTATTAAACGATTATCTCAAACCCTTCAAGAGATTTTTGGCAGTGAGTTTTTCGCCCGCCCCAATCAATTTAGAAAACAAGCCTGTTGGTTCGGACCTTTCGATGAATTTTTATATATTGATACCGATATTGTCGTTTTTGAAAAAATTATTGATAATTTAAACTATCTTCAAGAGCAAGACTTTATTTGTTGCGATTATCAACATCGGGGGGGAATTACTAATGTATTTACCCCCCAAGTTATTGAAGATAAAGTCTTTACCCCCGAAGAACTGACCAGTATTTTTAATGGAGGATTTTGGGCGGCCAAAAAAGGGGTGATTTCTGAGCAAGATTTATACGATAGCTTTGCAGAATGTGCCGCCCATCCTGAATATTTCGATTTTTCCCAAAAGACCTCCGACCAGCCGATTATCAACTATATGATTTTGAAACGAGTTAAGCGCCGGTTTAACATCGTCCAACGACCCGAAAAGGCAGCGGGAAACTGGGCCGGAACGAACAAGTTTCAGCCGATGGAGGGATATAAATTGTTCGATCCGGATAACAATCAACCCCTCCAATATTTGCACTGGGCCGGGATTCGCATTCAACCGGGATGTCCGTACTGGGAAATTTGGGAACATTATCGTTATTTGAATGAAGCAAAACCCACCTTTTATGAGACAAAATCTGAGAAAAAAACTTTTTTGAATGCTGTGCGCGATCGCTTCAGAAAACTTAAAGCCAATCTCTGAGAAAAAGGTCTTACATCAGCCCATTACTTGAAAAAAGAAAGGGAAAAAGGACGTGGCTTTTTCCCTTTCGCTCTGGTTATTAATAAAATACAGGCTGATGATTGAGCGGCCCTTTATTCCCAAGAATCAAGGTCAAGGGCTTTAGAACCACCGCGTTGGAGTTGCATCAAGAGATTGCCCAACTGAGACCAAACCAGCCAAGCGGTCAAAATGGTTAAGGGGAAGGAAAAAACGTAGGAAATAAACAGAGTAAATCCAAAAACCTGTAACCCGGACGCGAGAAAGACACAAATCGCCCCAGCCATTCCCAAAAAAGGCAGTTGTAATTCCATGCCTCTAGCTTGAGAGAGACTGCGGGTTGAGCGATTCCGAGACCAGGCTTGCACCAATTGGGTGAGGGTGGCATAGAAGGCCGTTCCCGAGGCGACTGCAGCGATAAACGCAGCAGCTAACAGGAAATAAGGTGGCTCTGGATAGGGAAAGTTAGGCACGAATCTCTCCTACAAGACTGTCAACTCAGAAGGGTCAACTATCAACGGTAAAGGGGAAAGGCTCAACTGTAAAGAGGCGGGGGTTAAAACGATTGGCGGCCTAACAGAATCAAGTCGTCTAAAGACGACTGCTGGTCTTATCCCGTGGGATTTTTAGTCGGTTTTAACCGACTTTAGCTATGAGGCCGCCAATCGTTTGAACCCCCGCCGGTTGTCTACCCCCGCCGGTTGTCGCTACTTTTCCTCGAAAAAGGGGATTCCCGTGGGCATCGAAGGTAATAACGCTGCTGCACCTTCCCGAGAGAAATCAGCGATCGCACCCCAAGCGGCATCGAATATCCGATTAGGTTGGATATCTTCCTTGATCAAGTTCCACAGACGGCGGACTTCTTCCGTATGCAGTTTGTCATCTTCCACTAACGCCAGTAAGATTTGACGGCGCAGAAACTCACCTTCTTCCGAGAGGAGATAGCGCAGACCTAACTCGGCCGTGGGGATAATATCAAAATTGGTATCCGAACGGGCGATCGCAATTAAGTTTTCCAGACGACTCCATTGGAACTTGCCATCCTTAAACAACACATCAATCAACCGTCGTCGTAACTGCGGTGATTCTCCCGCCAGTAACCGTCGGGCGACATAAGGATAGGCCACATCAACGATTTTGAAATTAGGATCCATCGTCAAGGCTAACCCTTCCTGAGTCACCAGAGAGCGAATAATCAGGGCAAACTTGGCCGGGACCCGGAAGGGATACTCGTACATCAACTCCGAGAAGCGATCGGTAATCGTCTTAAAGTTGAAATCCCGCACACTTTGGCCGAGGATATCCCCTAATACCGCTTCTAAGGCAGGGACGATCGGCCAGATATCCGTCTCCGGCGTTAAAAATCCCAGTTTGACAAATTGTTCGGCTAATTCTACATAGTCTTTATTGATCAGATGAACGATCGCCTCCACCAGGTTTTCCTTAGTGGTTTCATCCAGCTGATCCATCATGCCAAAATCAATGTAGGCCATGCGACCATCCGCCAGTCCAAATAAATTCCCGGGGTGCGGGTCCGCATGGAAAAAGCCAAACTCCAAAAGCTGCTGTAACCCGCTGGTGACCCCAACTTCGATTAAGGCATTGGTGTCGATTCCCGCCCCTTGCATAGTGGGAATATCATTGAGCTTATACCCCTCAATCCACTCCAGAGTTAGGACCGTATTGCTGCTATATCGCCAAAAAATACTAGGAACCTTGACCCTTGGATTCCCACTGAAGTTGGTCGCAAATTTTTCAGCATTGCGTCCTTCATTGAGATAATCCACTTCTTCAAAGAGTTTGGTGCCGAACTCATCGACAATTAAACCCAGGTCATGGCCTAAATTCAGCGGCAGCCAAGGTCCGACTGCCTTTGCACCCCAGCGCATTAAAAACAGGTCCAGGGTGAGAACGGGTTTCAAGTTCGGGCGCTGTACTTTGACCGCAACTTTTTCGCCACTGTGCAAATAGGCTTGATAGACTTGGCCTAAACTAGCTGCCGCAACAGGTTGGGGGGTAATTTGAGCGAACAGTTCTTCAACGGTTTTGTCGAGTTCTCGCTCAATGATGCGGTAGGCCACTGTACTATCAAAAGAAGGCAGTTGGTCTTGTAGCTTGATCAGTTCATCGAGGAAGTCTTTGCGAATCAAATCCGGACGAGTCGAAAGAGCTTGACCGACCTTGATGAAGGTGGGTCCTAGATTGGTTAAGATGTTCTGAAGTTGAGTTGCTCTTTTGGGTCGTTTTTGTTCCGCTTGATTGGTCCACTCATCCCACTTCAAGCCCAAAATAAAACTAGACAAATACCAAATAATGGTGATGGCTCTCCAGATCACTTTCCAGGGACGGGAGCGATAGTAACTGGCGATCGCCTGCGGATCATACCGCCGCATCTGGGCTATGGTTTTAGAACTCACGCCTTTCCTTGCCTCTAATACTTGGGTTGGATCTGAAGTGGCCACCAGCCTTGCGGTTTGGCTTATTCAGATTATTTACTTATTTCTTAATATCTTAACCCATCTTTACAATTCTTTAACCCTTCTTGACCGATAGAATTCACTCTATTTCCCTCACGGGTGATGTTGATGGATACAAGGAAAGAGACGCCTGAAGGCGTCACTACGAACGAAGAAAGAATCACTTCCCC harbors:
- a CDS encoding Npun_R2821/Npun_R2822 family protein, coding for MSRGIYIIANDKVTEQAIALLNSIRLYDTAVPVVMIPYDETYQQVAAILGDKFGVTVYEDLDFIKRLSQTLQEIFGSEFFARPNQFRKQACWFGPFDEFLYIDTDIVVFEKIIDNLNYLQEQDFICCDYQHRGGITNVFTPQVIEDKVFTPEELTSIFNGGFWAAKKGVISEQDLYDSFAECAAHPEYFDFSQKTSDQPIINYMILKRVKRRFNIVQRPEKAAGNWAGTNKFQPMEGYKLFDPDNNQPLQYLHWAGIRIQPGCPYWEIWEHYRYLNEAKPTFYETKSEKKTFLNAVRDRFRKLKANL
- a CDS encoding ABC1 kinase family protein yields the protein MRRYDPQAIASYYRSRPWKVIWRAITIIWYLSSFILGLKWDEWTNQAEQKRPKRATQLQNILTNLGPTFIKVGQALSTRPDLIRKDFLDELIKLQDQLPSFDSTVAYRIIERELDKTVEELFAQITPQPVAAASLGQVYQAYLHSGEKVAVKVQRPNLKPVLTLDLFLMRWGAKAVGPWLPLNLGHDLGLIVDEFGTKLFEEVDYLNEGRNAEKFATNFSGNPRVKVPSIFWRYSSNTVLTLEWIEGYKLNDIPTMQGAGIDTNALIEVGVTSGLQQLLEFGFFHADPHPGNLFGLADGRMAYIDFGMMDQLDETTKENLVEAIVHLINKDYVELAEQFVKLGFLTPETDIWPIVPALEAVLGDILGQSVRDFNFKTITDRFSELMYEYPFRVPAKFALIIRSLVTQEGLALTMDPNFKIVDVAYPYVARRLLAGESPQLRRRLIDVLFKDGKFQWSRLENLIAIARSDTNFDIIPTAELGLRYLLSEEGEFLRRQILLALVEDDKLHTEEVRRLWNLIKEDIQPNRIFDAAWGAIADFSREGAAALLPSMPTGIPFFEEK
- a CDS encoding sensor domain-containing diguanylate cyclase; translated protein: MNGKPQLIQQESRIEPSSESNQGPELDTQLSRSPQAAGPPSWDGEGRDPLWGDRTLSPWLKPLIESLEESVILKDERGCWLLANQAALRLFQLIGVEYGGKTNHQLSQDYPLAQEILSADAESDQTAWELSTTIYHRVEWTAPSGELQSVDIKKTPLFNSDGTRQGTISVVWDPEVSDRLRVEEASRGTLGRQKDAMETIPDLMLYLKADGTILDCKNVPEQTTAIPPNFEIGLSIYEIWPLSIATEGMKYVLQALETGEVQTWEYEVTVHGKCYNREARIMACAEDRVVAILRDITDRKQAEAALEYVAQAVESASDAIAISDANGNHIYHNLAFSTLFEYGTVEELKAAGGPSILYTDPEVAREIFEAIAPGQSWIGSVEQRTRSGKIVQVLLRADAIKDPTGKIIGRIGISTNLTAQKQVEAALQQSKQKLSLHLEQTPLAVVEFNLHGEIVEWNPAAETIFGYSKGEILGQGMALLFPATEERDAGQRWQDLLEQKGGACSICENVRKDGQRTICEWYTTPLIDRHGETIAVASLAQDITERVRAEEAMRHQSDRERLVSRTLARIRQSLNLEEILNTAVSEVRQFLDCDRVVVYQIWPDQSGSVVTESVIPPWPSMLGQSFGEEIFPPSCYERYCNGRVKAIDDLKAANSPQCLIDFLQPFGVNGKMIAPLLHENRLWGILVAHQCNGIHHWQPFEIRGFEQLSTQLAIAIQQSTLFKQLEAANEELQRIASLDGLTQVANRRAFDECIHREWRRTIREHSMMSVILCDIDFFKLYNDTYGHQAGDTCLKQVAQAIADAVKRPADLVARYGGEEFAVILPHTNAEGAMQVAQTIRNQVKALRIHHAQSPVGYVSISLGVAVTLPRPQDSVEKLIRSADRALYEAKSLGRDRAVLAKYSA